In Chiroxiphia lanceolata isolate bChiLan1 chromosome 2, bChiLan1.pri, whole genome shotgun sequence, a single genomic region encodes these proteins:
- the LRRC23 gene encoding leucine-rich repeat-containing protein 23, with the protein MEDDEQEGDEGEKEDDEQEKEKEEGDEEEKKEEEVPAPCPLTEEVLKEGLSLLSKTGNGLAHTYVKFEAKGKSLTDISLLKSFIHLRYVDLSENKLQDLSPLSSLIELLWLKVDGNLLTSACMQELSYLQVISFDRNRIKDMEGITHPRLATLSLKENKIQTMLGLSKDQLFSLEVLELRGNKLKTTAGLSLPKLKKLYLAQTNIRSLEGLEGLEQLETLHLRDNKLEILDGFSSSMKCLQYLNLRNNGISSFQEVEKLQVLPTLQALVLLDNPCADEPSYRLEVLALLPHLQRLDKEVVEQDEREEAMKIRQTRQEEKEKEMEGSLKDDASLQEMDESQGDGVTE; encoded by the exons ATGGAGGACGACGAGCAGGAGGGGGAcgagggggagaaggaggacgACgagcaggagaaagagaaggaggagggggacgaagaggagaagaaggaagaagag gtgCCGGCTCCCTGTCCTCTGACGGAGGAAGTACTGAAGGAGGGCCTGTCTCTCCTCAGTAAGACGGGCAACGGGCTGGCCCACACCTACGTGAAGTTTGAAGCCAAAGGAAA GAGCTTGACAGACATCAGCCTGCTCAAAAGCTTCATTCACCTGCGGTATGTGGATTTGTCAGAGAACAAGCTGCAAGATTTGTCTCCACTGAGCAGCCTAATAGAGCTGCTTTGGCTGAAGGTGGATGGGAACCTGCTCACCAGTGCCTGCATGCAGGAGCTGTCCTATCTCCAGGTCATCAGCTTTGATCGGAACCGCATCAAGGATATGGAAGGCATTACTCACCCCCGCTTAGCCACCCTCAGCCTGAAAG aaaataaaatccagacaATGCTGGGCCTGAGTAAGGACcagttgttcagcctggaagtCCTGGAGCTGCGAGGAAACAAACTAAAGACCACAGCAGGGCTCAGTCTTCCCAAGCTCAAGAAACTCTATCTG GCCCAGACCAACATCCGCAGCCTTGAAGGTCTCGAGGGGCTTGAGCAGCTGGAGACTCTGCACCTGCGTGACAACAAGCTGGAGATCCTGGATGGATTCTCCAGTAGCATGAAGTGCCTTCAGTATCTCAATCTACG GAACAATGGGATCAGTAGCTTTCAGGAAGTGGAAAAACTGCAGGTTCTTCCCACGCTGCAGGCACTGGTGCTGTTGGACAATCCATGTGCTGATGAACCCAGTTACCGGCTGGAGGTCCTTGCCCTGCTGCCACACCTGCAACGCCTTGACAAGGAAGTAGTTGAGCAAGATGAGCGGGAAGAGGCGATGAAAATTCGTCAGAcaaggcaagaagaaaaagaaaag GAAATGGAAGGATCTCTCAAGGATGATGCATCTCTTCAGGAAATGGACGAATCACAAGGGGATGGTGTGACTGAGTGA